A genomic region of Conger conger chromosome 6, fConCon1.1, whole genome shotgun sequence contains the following coding sequences:
- the LOC133131078 gene encoding nanos homolog 1-like: MDFLNHNYLNSRTSYDYTFNFWNDYLGLSTLVTKNKNSVPQSPNSITESLKATLGLDDSPACSCVIGVSGEGGHLDCCCPSTSPPPTSILDLKERFSIFSPFQNQSAGVPPQDRDSAFGGSFAGFDLFGMERKMRKPTPRSKQEPKICVFCRNNGAPEEVYGSHVLKTPDGRVVCPILRAYTCPLCSANGDNAHTIKYCPLSKDQPAQRPLKGGRAVGGKRLKIF, from the coding sequence ATGGATTTTCTAAATCACAACTATTTGAACTCCCGTACGTCATACGACTACACCTTTAATTTTTGGAATGACTATTTGGGTCTGTCGACATTGGtcacgaaaaacaaaaacagtgtgCCACAAAGTCCCAACTCTATCACGGAGTCTCTGAAAGCGACTCTGGGCTTAGACGATTCCCCTGCATGTTCGTGCGTAATCGGGGTCAGTGGGGAAGGTGGACACTTGGACTGCTGCTGTCCCTCCACGAGCCCCCCGCCTACCTCTATCCTTGACTTGAAGGAGCGCTTCTCCATCTTTAGCCCTTTCCAGAACCAAAGCGCCGGCGTCCCCCCACAAGACAGGGACTCTGCCTTTGGAGGGAGCTTCGCTGGGTTCGATCTTTTCGGCATGGAGAGAAAGATGCGCAAGCCGACGCCGAGGAGTAAGCAAGAACCCAAGATCTGCGTCTTCTGTCGGAATAACGGAGCGCCGGAGGAGGTGTACGGTTCTCATGTACTGAAAACGCCGGACGGGAGGGTCGTTTGTCCTATTCTCAGGGCTTATACCTGCCCCTTATGCAGTGCCAACGGGGACAATGCCCATACGATAAAATACTGCCCGCTTTCCAAAGATCAGCCAGCCCAGCGACCACtgaagggagggagggcagtGGGCGGTAAGAGACTGAAAATATTCTAG